Proteins encoded within one genomic window of Augochlora pura isolate Apur16 chromosome 11, APUR_v2.2.1, whole genome shotgun sequence:
- the LOC144477082 gene encoding putative glutathione-specific gamma-glutamylcyclotransferase 2 — protein MWVFGYGSLIWKADFPYEKILVGHIKGYNRRFYQKSTDHRGIPSRPGRVVTLIASDNAKDEVWGIAYKISSKDINKVVKHLDYREKGGYERKSVPFYPSYSIENIGVHSLENNSTQGILECAKLIPLSEDNTSFYITIYIGGEDNPNYAGVEDISTIAKHILVSSGPSGTNTEYLYKLASAMRIIAPNVSDEHLFTLEATVKALEEEETEQAKFDKNSVVGKK, from the exons ATGTGGGTATTTGGTTATGGTTCACTTATATGGAAAGCCGATTTTCCGTATGAAAAAATTTTGGTCGGACACATTAAAGGATACAATAGGAGATTTTATCAAAAAAGTACAGACCATAGAGGAATACCTAGTAGA ccTGGCAGAGTTGTCACATTGATAGCATCCGATAATGCCAAAGACGAAGTATGGGGTATcgcatataaaatatcatccaAAGACATAAATAAGGTTGTTAAACACTTGGACTATAGAGAAAAAGGTGGCTATGAAAGGAAAAGTGTACCCTTTTATCCATCTTATTCAATAGAAAACATTGGAGTACATTCACTAGAAAACAATTCAACTCAGGGCATCCTTGAATGTGCAAAATTAATACCATTAAGCGAAGATAATACATCATTTTACATCACAATTTATATAGGTGGAGAAGATAATCCAAATTATGCGGGTGTAGAAGATATTTCTACGATAGCTAAACACATACTTGTGTCTAGTGGTCCTAGTGGAACtaatacagaatatttatataaattagcCTCTGCGATGCGAATAATAGCACCAAATGTATCCGACGAGCATTTGTTTACTTTGGAAGCTACCGTAAAGGCGctggaagaggaagaaactGAACAagcaaaatttgataaaaattcagttgttggaaaaaaatag
- the LOC144477076 gene encoding kanadaptin isoform X2, which yields MEMEVNDEKLPREPEKEEITMDSNNEEVRKIDDEEDSDNTVSSSIENNRTDLLKIPNATSTDIVFKKPTVTGLERFRVEGKNSKTCPVSSIDNSENLVMVEKSQEHVKDPPFPYMEPPWSGKPEKDYKMEVLKSGIIIDTISLMEQSFYIIGRLPSCHISLAHPTISRHHAVLQYRSIDDCDNPKGFYVYDLGSTHGTFWNGSLIKPNIYVRVQGGHMLRFGCSQRKFILQAPVDDQEEESVYTQMRSSKIEKPDNQDDGSSNENKETDGIDWGMGEDANEETDLQENPFACIGDEELVLEDPKKTLRGWFEREGYDLQYKTEERGPGQFLCWVQLPMDDIVGHSLKAEALVKGKKKEAVVKCALEACKILDKYGLLRQSHHEAKKRKTRNWEAEDYYDSDEDNFLDRTGSIERKREQRMRLAGKLEEKVETYNSLLEKHAKIVKRISYLTNSIKNWQHETNARADTSEEDALDAFMSNLSSSALSKNDIVKMKLELLTLRKEEASVIKLLNLTRPANLPALVQQTVTINPTTMNAKEDISKTSKIQRTMLERRKEKFDNRRTKGNRTGLITHTSAKDSMEEEFEEESDPEDTNKDELGAKADTAVATATIATTTTAAVADTTTTTISTTAATITIPTTTDVESADTMMAVTTVDADTTTSTISINTSNREKKRRKMVSCDQDIYADNYSMWIPPQGQEGDGKTSLNEKYGY from the exons ATGGAAATGGAAGTAAATGACGAAAAATTACCGCGTGAGCCGGAAAAGGAAGAGATCACAATGGATTCAAACAACGAGGAAGTAAGAAAAATAGACGATGAAGAAGACAGTGATAATACCGTATCCAGttcgatagaaaataatagaaccgATTTGTTGAAAATTCCTAATGCGACGAGCACCgatatagtttttaaaaaaccgACTGTCACTGGACTTGAGCGTTTTCGAGTAGAaggtaaaaattcgaaaacatGCCCGGTTTCTTCAATAGACAACTCGGAAAACTTGGTTATGGTGGAAAAATCTCAAGAACATGTCAAGGATCCACCGTTTCCTTACATGGAACCTCCTTGGAGTGGAAAACCAGAAAAAGATTACAAAATGGAGGTATTAAAATCTGGAATCATTATAGATACTATTTCACTCATGGAACAAAGTTTCTACATCATTGGACGACTACCATCGTGTCACATATCATTGGCCCATCCAACGATTTCTAGGCATCATGCTGTCCTACAGTACAGATCGATAGATGATTGTGACAATCCTAAAGGCTTTTATGTATACGACTTAGGAAGTACTCATGGTACTTTTTGGAATGGTAGTCTTATTAaacctaatatttatgtaaGGGTACAAGGTGGTCATATGCTCAGATTTGGATGTAGTCAGAGAAAATTCATATTACAAGCTCCAGTGGATGATCAAGAAGAGGAATCTGTGTATACG CAAATGAGATCTTCAAAGATAGAAAAACCTGATAATCAGGATGATGGATCGTCTAATGAAAACAAAGAGACTGATGGTATTGACTGGGGTATGGGAGAAGATGCTAACGAAGAAACGGATTTGCAAGAGAATCCTTTTGCATGCATTGGCGATGAGGAGTTAGTTTTAGAAGACCCTAAAAAAACCTTGAGAGGTTGGTTTGAGCGGGAAGGATATGATCTGCAGTATAAAACAGAAGAAAGAGGACCtggtcaatttttatgctGGGTACA ACTACCCATGGATGATATTGTAGGTCACTCTTTGAAAGCAGAAGCTCTTGTCAAaggcaaaaaaaaagaagcggtAGTAAAATGTGCGCTAGAGGCTTGTAAAATATTGGACAAATACGGATTGCTAAGACAGTCTCATCATG AAgcaaagaaacgaaaaacaaGAAACTGGGAAGCTGAAGATTACTATGATTCGGATGAGGACAACTTCTTAGACAGAACAGGATCGATAGAAAGAAAACGTGAACAAAGAATGCGCCTAGCTggaaaattggaagaaaaagtGGAAACGTACAATTCCTTG CTTGAAAAACACGCGAAAATTGTGAAACGGATCTCGTATCTaacaaattcgattaaaaattggcAACATGAAACTAATGCGAGGGCAGATACGTCGGAAGAAGACGCGTTGGATGCTTTTATGTCAAACTTGAGTTCGTCAGCGTTATCTAAAAACGACATTGTCAAGATGAAGCTGGAACTACTGACTCTTCGTAAAGAAGAGGCGagcgtaattaaattattgaatctaACGCGACCAGCAAATTTACCGGCACTTGTTCAACAAACTGTAACAATAAATCCCACAACTATGAATGCTAAGGAAGACATATCAAAAACAAGTAAAATCCAACGTACCATGCTTGAACGTAGAAAG gaaaaatttgataatcgTCGGACAAAAGGAAACAGGACTGGATTAATAACACATACATCTGCCAAAGATAGCATGGAAGAGGAATTTGAAGAAGAATCGGACCCCGAAGATACAAACAAGGACGAATTAGGAGCTAAAGCTGATACTGCTGTTGCTACTGCTACTAttgctactactactactgctgctgttgctgatactactactactactattagtACTACTGCTGCTACCATTACTATTCCTACCACAACCGATGTTGAAAGTGCTGATACTATGATGGCTGTCACTACAGTCGATGCTGATACTACTACCTCCACGATTAGCATAAATACGTCTAACCGAGAAAAGAAACGTCGGAAAATGGTATCTTGTGATCAAGATATTTATGCCGACAATTATTCTATGTGGATTCCTCCACAAGGACAAGAAGGGGATGGAAAAACGAGTCTTAACGAAAAATATGGTTACTAA
- the LOC144477076 gene encoding kanadaptin isoform X1 yields MEMEVNDEKLPREPEKEEITMDSNNEEVRKIDDEEDSDNTVSSSIENNRTDLLKIPNATSTDIVFKKPTVTGLERFRVEGKNSKTCPVSSIDNSENLVMVEKSQEHVKDPPFPYMEPPWSGKPEKDYKMEVLKSGIIIDTISLMEQSFYIIGRLPSCHISLAHPTISRHHAVLQYRSIDDCDNPKGFYVYDLGSTHGTFWNGSLIKPNIYVRVQGGHMLRFGCSQRKFILQAPVDDQEEESVYTVSELKQMRSSKIEKPDNQDDGSSNENKETDGIDWGMGEDANEETDLQENPFACIGDEELVLEDPKKTLRGWFEREGYDLQYKTEERGPGQFLCWVQLPMDDIVGHSLKAEALVKGKKKEAVVKCALEACKILDKYGLLRQSHHEAKKRKTRNWEAEDYYDSDEDNFLDRTGSIERKREQRMRLAGKLEEKVETYNSLLEKHAKIVKRISYLTNSIKNWQHETNARADTSEEDALDAFMSNLSSSALSKNDIVKMKLELLTLRKEEASVIKLLNLTRPANLPALVQQTVTINPTTMNAKEDISKTSKIQRTMLERRKEKFDNRRTKGNRTGLITHTSAKDSMEEEFEEESDPEDTNKDELGAKADTAVATATIATTTTAAVADTTTTTISTTAATITIPTTTDVESADTMMAVTTVDADTTTSTISINTSNREKKRRKMVSCDQDIYADNYSMWIPPQGQEGDGKTSLNEKYGY; encoded by the exons ATGGAAATGGAAGTAAATGACGAAAAATTACCGCGTGAGCCGGAAAAGGAAGAGATCACAATGGATTCAAACAACGAGGAAGTAAGAAAAATAGACGATGAAGAAGACAGTGATAATACCGTATCCAGttcgatagaaaataatagaaccgATTTGTTGAAAATTCCTAATGCGACGAGCACCgatatagtttttaaaaaaccgACTGTCACTGGACTTGAGCGTTTTCGAGTAGAaggtaaaaattcgaaaacatGCCCGGTTTCTTCAATAGACAACTCGGAAAACTTGGTTATGGTGGAAAAATCTCAAGAACATGTCAAGGATCCACCGTTTCCTTACATGGAACCTCCTTGGAGTGGAAAACCAGAAAAAGATTACAAAATGGAGGTATTAAAATCTGGAATCATTATAGATACTATTTCACTCATGGAACAAAGTTTCTACATCATTGGACGACTACCATCGTGTCACATATCATTGGCCCATCCAACGATTTCTAGGCATCATGCTGTCCTACAGTACAGATCGATAGATGATTGTGACAATCCTAAAGGCTTTTATGTATACGACTTAGGAAGTACTCATGGTACTTTTTGGAATGGTAGTCTTATTAaacctaatatttatgtaaGGGTACAAGGTGGTCATATGCTCAGATTTGGATGTAGTCAGAGAAAATTCATATTACAAGCTCCAGTGGATGATCAAGAAGAGGAATCTGTGTATACGGTATCGGAACTGAAG CAAATGAGATCTTCAAAGATAGAAAAACCTGATAATCAGGATGATGGATCGTCTAATGAAAACAAAGAGACTGATGGTATTGACTGGGGTATGGGAGAAGATGCTAACGAAGAAACGGATTTGCAAGAGAATCCTTTTGCATGCATTGGCGATGAGGAGTTAGTTTTAGAAGACCCTAAAAAAACCTTGAGAGGTTGGTTTGAGCGGGAAGGATATGATCTGCAGTATAAAACAGAAGAAAGAGGACCtggtcaatttttatgctGGGTACA ACTACCCATGGATGATATTGTAGGTCACTCTTTGAAAGCAGAAGCTCTTGTCAAaggcaaaaaaaaagaagcggtAGTAAAATGTGCGCTAGAGGCTTGTAAAATATTGGACAAATACGGATTGCTAAGACAGTCTCATCATG AAgcaaagaaacgaaaaacaaGAAACTGGGAAGCTGAAGATTACTATGATTCGGATGAGGACAACTTCTTAGACAGAACAGGATCGATAGAAAGAAAACGTGAACAAAGAATGCGCCTAGCTggaaaattggaagaaaaagtGGAAACGTACAATTCCTTG CTTGAAAAACACGCGAAAATTGTGAAACGGATCTCGTATCTaacaaattcgattaaaaattggcAACATGAAACTAATGCGAGGGCAGATACGTCGGAAGAAGACGCGTTGGATGCTTTTATGTCAAACTTGAGTTCGTCAGCGTTATCTAAAAACGACATTGTCAAGATGAAGCTGGAACTACTGACTCTTCGTAAAGAAGAGGCGagcgtaattaaattattgaatctaACGCGACCAGCAAATTTACCGGCACTTGTTCAACAAACTGTAACAATAAATCCCACAACTATGAATGCTAAGGAAGACATATCAAAAACAAGTAAAATCCAACGTACCATGCTTGAACGTAGAAAG gaaaaatttgataatcgTCGGACAAAAGGAAACAGGACTGGATTAATAACACATACATCTGCCAAAGATAGCATGGAAGAGGAATTTGAAGAAGAATCGGACCCCGAAGATACAAACAAGGACGAATTAGGAGCTAAAGCTGATACTGCTGTTGCTACTGCTACTAttgctactactactactgctgctgttgctgatactactactactactattagtACTACTGCTGCTACCATTACTATTCCTACCACAACCGATGTTGAAAGTGCTGATACTATGATGGCTGTCACTACAGTCGATGCTGATACTACTACCTCCACGATTAGCATAAATACGTCTAACCGAGAAAAGAAACGTCGGAAAATGGTATCTTGTGATCAAGATATTTATGCCGACAATTATTCTATGTGGATTCCTCCACAAGGACAAGAAGGGGATGGAAAAACGAGTCTTAACGAAAAATATGGTTACTAA